The genome window AATGGGCATAGATTCCCATTTTCGTAGTAAATCGATTTCGACTAAATTGGTTAAGCTACCTAAAATACTCTGGCGTTTTTTGAGATAAGTAATTCTTCCTTCTCCACTACGTTTGTTCACGGGAGAAAGAATTTCAATTGCGGTGACAACTTGTTTAGTTGCCATTTCTCGCACTTCCAGGTAAGTCTGTTTAATTTTTTCAGGAGCAGGCACTTTAACGGTAGTCGGAAGTGTTATACTTACAGTGGCAACTGAACCTGCAGGAATATTCGGGTTATTAGATTGACGCTTAATCGCGACATCGGGGATACCTACTAAAAGGGACTCGTCGTTACTTTCATTTAGATCGGTAATTTCATAGATTCGTTTGTCAATTGCCACCTCATATTTAGGGCGAATTAGAGGCATAATGGTATCAGCGATCGCGATAATCAATCGATTGTGAGTTTCCTGCCAGAAATCGGGGTGTTCTAAGTAGGGGTCCATTCCAGGAAAAGGTGAAGGCATAGGACTATTTTCCGATGTATTGACTCTCAAATCATTTTAGCATTTTTAATTTTGTAGGGTGCGTCGCTTTAAAGGGAGGCACAGCCTCTGGATATAGGTTCCCAGGCTGGAGCCTGGGAACCAGTTAAAGCTTGTCAAGAACAG of Oscillatoria nigro-viridis PCC 7112 contains these proteins:
- a CDS encoding DUF4058 family protein, which translates into the protein MPSPFPGMDPYLEHPDFWQETHNRLIIAIADTIMPLIRPKYEVAIDKRIYEITDLNESNDESLLVGIPDVAIKRQSNNPNIPAGSVATVSITLPTTVKVPAPEKIKQTYLEVREMATKQVVTAIEILSPVNKRSGEGRITYLKKRQSILGSLTNLVEIDLLRKWESMPILNNSIQSDYRILVSPSNRRPFAELYAFNLRDSLPIFPLPLREEDVEPIVNLPELFAGVYDRAGYDYRIDYNQEPVPSLSEEERVWATQLLQEKELRDN